The genomic stretch GGCATCAGCATATAAGTTATTTAGATTTATGGCTTCCGTGTATTTTTCGTAAGCAGTTGTTCTGTTCCCGGCTTTATCATATTCCTGCGCTTCATTAAATAACTCTTCCCATTTAACACGGATGTTTTTTTCGGTAAGTCTTTCATGATAGATATCTGAAAGCGTTTTTTTTATGCCATAGGAAGTATCACTCAGGTAATTGTATTTTAAGGCGTTTTCGTAATCTCCCATATTGGCATACATTCGTTTTATGGGAATGGAATAATAGTAAATATAAACCGATTTATGTGTTTGTTTTTCATAGGCAATTTGGGCTTTCAGATAAGCTTCCAGTGCAGGTTCATATTTGTCCTGCCTATCCAGTATCTTCCCTTTCAGGGCCATCCTTTGCTCAATCTCATCCTGGTGAAAATCCCCGGGTGTACAGTTATCAAGTTCAGAAAGAGCTTTATCAAATTCTTCCATCTCTTTATACACGAGCGCTTTGTAATAAGAAGTGTTGCACCAGCCATATTTTTTATAAGGCTTATCGGCTTTGGTTAAGTTTTTAATAGCTTTTTTTCCTGCTTCCTTTACATCCGCATTTTCTTTAGCCAGGTCACTTTTAAATTCGTTGTACGCTTCCTGCAATGCAACAATATAAGTACCCTGGCATAATACGGTTTGCGTAAAACTGTAAAATGTAATCAGCAAAAGTGTTTTTTTCATGGTTTAAAATTAGCAAATGCTTTATATGCAGCTATACCCACTGTATGGTATTTTTTACTTAAAAGTAAGAGATATATATGTTCCACTGGCGCAAGCCTGCCTGTCGGCAGACAGGCTTGCACCAGTAGGGGGTGTATTTTATTCCGTTTAGTGAGCTACGAAACGGGGCTTGGGGATTACAAGAAAGAAAATACCGTTAAAAGACTATATGAAAGTTCATTTAATTATCCAATCTTTGGTATCGTTTTAAACCATTTTATCACTAATAATGCCAAAAATTGAATCTATTCAAGGCGAGGCTGATAACGTTAAGTAAAATGAAAAAGTATATTGTTACGATTCTGTCATCCTTAATTTTTACCATTTCCTGCCAGAAAAATTACGAGGTTCAGGGTACAGTTAAAGGAAACCTGCTAAATGATAATGCTTATATAGTGGATAGTTCTGCGGTTAATGCATCAGGAGTGAATAGCTTATCCATAAATAAAGCAAAGACAAGCTACCGGCCTAAAATTGGAGACATCATACTTTCCGGACCATCTGGTATTAATCCATATGGACTTCTGAGAAAGGTTGTTAATATTACCGACCAGCCTGCTGAGGTCGTATGTCAAACAGTTCAGTCTGATTTAAATGAGGCATTTAAACAGCTTTCAATAAACCAAAAATATCTTGACACATTCACATCAAATGCAACCTTCCTCACAGGTCCGAGTTTAACCTTAAATTTTAATAATAATATCACACTGGCAAACGGTATAAAGCTGAATGGGGTTTAAAGTTCAATCTTCCCGAGATCAATATCCAATACGAAAAAAAAGAAGGTTCTTTGTTACCAGAAAAGTCTTGATAAAAGCGGAATTAAACACAGAAGGAAGCACATTGGAAATCCAAAACCCCAATAATACAAATCTTGAACTCCTTTCAGAGAAGATCATCAGGGATTTTTCCTTACCCCCGATCACCATACGCATACCTGTTGTTACACCACTTGGTATACTGGTTTTGCCTGTCATTTTTACTCAAAATATTGCGATAAAGATGTTCCCGATCAAAATAACAGGTAAGGCAAAATGGGTGATCTTACCAAAATTTACAGCAGTTTTAGGGGCAAAGTTTGAAAATGAAGTCTGGACTAATATAAGTTCATTTACTTCAGATGTTTCAGCAATGCATCTTGCAAGAGGTGATTTCGCTCCAACATTATCAGTGGAAGCAACAGCAACCTTGCTTAAGCCTGTATACGAGATCAGGCCTTATGGTCTTGATATCTTTAAAGGCTTTTTTGAAGTTCCAAACGACCTCACCTTTAAAGTTCAGACGGCGTCTCCTAACTATTCTTTAAAATACAAATTGAAAGTTGCCGGTGGAATTAAAACAAAGTTTTGGACAGATAAAGAAAGTGAATTTTCCATTTCAACTAATATACTTGATATTACAATCCTTGAGGGTGATTTTTCACCCTTGGTACTTATTTCTAACCCTTCCAATTATCCTATTACGCAATTAATTTCAGGCACTCTTTGTGCCGGGTATACAATCTGTGATTTTAAGTGTTCGCAAAGCGACTGGAATGCAACAACCGGTACCCCAAAATATGTTGATGCTTCAGGCACTTCAAGAGACGTTAATGGGGCGCTTCTTCAGAATATCATTAATACCTGGGGCTTCAATTCCACTTTTTGCACAAACAGTGGTTCAGGGGCATTAATATTTTACAATACCAGCATTGTTAATGGCGAGGTTAGAGGTAAAGTTAAGATACTTGGCGACTTTGGTACCTGTTCTCCCCCTTACCAGGATATGTATTTCAGGTCTTTTAATTTTAAACTGATCTATTCGACATTAAATGCAAACTTGCAAACGACTATTGCAGGGACTTATGCAATAGTAAGTAATGAATTACAGACGAGTCAATAAATAACTTTGTTTGCAATATGGACTAAAGGACAACTGTGGTTGACCTCTTCCCACAAAATCGAAGCGATATAAATTAGAAAATTGGGGCAATATTCATAATTTAAAAAATGAAAAATTGCTCATGAAGAAGTCAAAATTTTCCGAAGCTACTTTTTACAACTGTAAGAAAAATTACGGGGGCCTTTGAGTACCCCACTGGCGCAAGCCTGTCTGCCGACAGGCAGGCTTGCGCCAGTGGGGGGCCAGTGAGGGTTCTTGAGTCACGAACCGGAGCGGGGGGATTGAATAAGGAACAAGGAATTTAGAAGTAGTATCCTCTACAGAAGCTGCTTTACCACATTCCCTACCATATGCGGCCTGCCCAGTGTATAATAGTGCAGGATGGGTACGCCCGATTTTTTCAACTCCTGCGACTGCATAAGCAGCCACTCTGTTCCCACCTGCTCCACCGCTTCCGGGGTCTTGCATTTTAAGATCTCGCTGCTCAGCGCAACGGGAAGGTCAATGTGAAATACTTTAGGAAGCATGGTTAACTGGTTAACACTGTAAATGGGTTTCAGTCCCGGGATGATGGGAACATTGATCCCGGCTTCCCGGCAGGCTTTTACAAAAGCAAAGAACTTTTCATTGTCGTAGAACATCTGGGTAACAACATAGTCGGCCCCCATGTCTACTTTCATTTTCAGGTAGTGCAGGTCGCTTTCCATGTTGGGCGCTTCAAAATGTTTTTCGGGATAGCCGGCCACGCCGATACAGAATTTTGTACGGCTGGTGTTCTTCAGGTCTTCTTCCAGGTAAATGCCGGAGTTAAGATCAACCACCTGCTTCAACAGGTCGCTGGCAAATTTATGTCCCCCCGGTTCGGGCATAAAGGCTGTTTCATTCTTGGCGGCATCGCCCCGCAGCACCAGCACGTTGTCGATGCCCAGGTAGTGCAGGTTGATCAGGGCGTCTTCGGTTTCATTGATGTCGAACCCTCCGCAGATAAGATGAGGTACCGTATCCACGCTGTATTTGTTCATGATGGCAGCGCAGATGCTTTCGGTACCGGGCCGCTTGCGCACCACCACTTTCTGGAATGTGCCGTCGGGGGTTTTTTTGAACACGTGTTCGCTGCGGTGATAGGTTACGTTTATATAAGCCGGCCTGAACTCCATCAGCGGGTCCAGGTGCTGGTACAACGACTGGATACCCTTTCCTTTAAGCGGTGGTAGTATCTCAAATGAAATAAGGGTGTCTTTGGCTTC from Chitinophagaceae bacterium encodes the following:
- a CDS encoding methylenetetrahydrofolate reductase, with translation MKVTDHIKEAKDTLISFEILPPLKGKGIQSLYQHLDPLMEFRPAYINVTYHRSEHVFKKTPDGTFQKVVVRKRPGTESICAAIMNKYSVDTVPHLICGGFDINETEDALINLHYLGIDNVLVLRGDAAKNETAFMPEPGGHKFASDLLKQVVDLNSGIYLEEDLKNTSRTKFCIGVAGYPEKHFEAPNMESDLHYLKMKVDMGADYVVTQMFYDNEKFFAFVKACREAGINVPIIPGLKPIYSVNQLTMLPKVFHIDLPVALSSEILKCKTPEAVEQVGTEWLLMQSQELKKSGVPILHYYTLGRPHMVGNVVKQLL